The following DNA comes from Heliangelus exortis chromosome 2, bHelExo1.hap1, whole genome shotgun sequence.
AGGAAGTATAATAATTTTTCCCCAGCAGTACCCATCTCACTTGTTCTGTGCAATTTCAGCTGGTGAATTAAACTTCAGAATGATGCAGCAAAAATAAAGCTCCACAGCCAACAATTTAAAGCTCAGTTTTCACAGATCTCAACCCTGAGCAACTGGATATTATAATTTCCCCTGCAGCTGTGATAGCAATTCTTTTTattctactggaaaaaaacaaaacaaaacaaaacaaccccacagTTGTGTAACTTTTACATCcttgctgcagaagcagcatactgaggcttttattttaattccctGGGGACTGGGAGCTCTGGACATGGGTAGCTTGTGAGATCCTGTGCAGTGAATACTTCTGctaggtgatttttttttgagagtttACTCTGAAGTAAACCTTAGGAAgatggggaagaaggaagattCTTTATTAGGAAATTTCTTTGAGAAAGAGACACATAGCTGCAATGTTATTtgatttattgaaaatattaagaaaactGAATACTCAGGTCAGTAAATGAGTAAGTATGTTGGTACAGGTTCTGTTCCATCTGCTGTTTGGGCCTTAAATTTCACTGCctagcaaaaaaaagcaaaattacctTGATATGATTTTATTTAAGTGAGTATGTGTATGGCAAGTGTGCAGGAATGTTACATAATGTGACATATATAAAATGGAATTAATACAATTCCTTTTTGCAGCTGCTTTGAGGATGAAATGATAGCTGGATGAATTCAGGCCAGACAAATTAACTGCATAGCCACTTATAGAAGACCCTTTATATCCTTATATTAATTTAGCACCaaacttagaatcatagaatcatttgggtttgaagggacctccaaaggtcacccagtccaagccctgcagtattagggacaccctcacccagatcagggtgctcagagccaccttaaatacctccagggatgaagcctcctccacctccctgggcaacctgggccatttttccacttccctcatggtaaagaactttttcctaacatccattctaaatctgcttttctttaatttcacattttttctaatttcacattttttctaatttcacattttttctaatttcacattttttctaatttcacatttttttctaatttcacatttttttctaatttcacattttttctaatttcacatttttttctaatttcacattttttctaatttcacattttttctaatttcacattttctctaatttcacattttctctaatttcacattttctctaatttcacattttctctaatttcacattttctctaatttcacattttctctaatttcacattttctctaaTTTCATTGCCCCTCATCCTTTCACTCCAGGTCCTTTCAAACAGTCcctttccatctttcctgtagccccttcagatactggaagctTTTTTGCATCTATCCATCAAAATCTCtcctaaagaagaaaacacaaatgtcTCTGTAATTAAACCATGCAGTCCTGCAAATATTTAAGCTTTTAGTGTTTCACTTGTCACTGAAACAAAGGCAGAGATAatttctgctgggctgggtttATCtccagcagtcaggagctggcttggctggagaggaggcagaagatCTTGGGAGCTGGGGAGAATTCTTGAGGGCTCATTTATTCTCTCCTGTATCTAATGTATGATGGCATTGGAGGAGCTCTGGATTTGGGCTCTGAGGTGCAAATTACCCTTCTTATTGTTATGCTGGCAGTGTTCTAATTGTGGTGATACCAGAGCAGGGAGGAAATGTAGGTGAGTATCTAGGTGTGGTATCTGTTGTCAGTCTAACTGGTATAgccagagaataaaaaaaaaaaaaaaaaaaaaaaagaggtgaacTTTTGGACAGCCAAACCCTTGAATTAAAAGCATCAGAGTCCAAAGTTAAATACACTTTTAAATAATTGCTTTCACCTTATTAGATATGTATCATTAGATGGGCCTGAATAAATTGCctttgggggggtgggtgttAAGTAGTAGTGAAGAAGATGAGAAAGGTTCCCTAGTTCCCTAGTTTTAACCTAGGAAAGGTTCCCTAGTTTTAACCTTTCCCTAGAAAGGTTTCACAGTTCCCTACCTGTGAAATTTGGGCAGAAAGGACATTGCAATGCACTGTGGAATGAGGGCCAAAAACTCCAGCATCCAGTTTAATTCCAATTTTGAGCATGTTTTGGCAGCCTGAGAGGCCCAGAGGTAAGAGCAGCAGTCCTGGGACAGATGTTTCCCTGTTGAGACTGGGGAGTTTTGTCCTGACAACTCCTACAGCaattttccagcagcagagcagcccaaTCCTTGGCTCCTAAAATCATTTGTGAGGGCACCAAGTGCTGTGTGAGAGCTATGCAGGTGGAACTAAATTCCTGGGTAAACAGAGTGAACCCTGAGCCTGTCAGTGGGCAGAAACACATCATTACAGGTTGAGAAAGAGCTGAatcactgctttgcttttatgGGTGTCAGAAATCTAAGCTTGTTCTCAGGCCTTTGGGTGCCTAAagcctctccagcttttctcttGGCCTCTGAAGAGTGTTCATTAGGCTCATctgaaaaaagctgaaaagagaGCTACCTGCCCCATAAAAGGAGGCTTGGATGCCAAATAGCTCAAAACCAAATTCTCTTGCTTAGATCTGTTTCAAAAATCCTCCAGAGCTCTTGCTGATTGCTAGATGTCTGAAGAACTATCAGTGTAATTCAAcccaaaaaagctttttctattCATAATTGGTCTTGGGAGCAAGCATGAAAGgttttgaaaatgctttaaGCCCAAATAAGCTGAATTGAGTGATGTTAAGATTCAAAGTAATGGTGCAAACTTTCActaatgtgttttttttgttttttttttttttttaaattaagtccCTACTTACAGAATGGAGCCTGTGACTCCCCTGGGGATTCTCTCCCTTGTTCTGAACATCATGTGTGGAGCCTTGAATCTCATCCGTGGGGTTCACCTAGCAGAGTATTCATTCCAGGTAACCCTGATGGAACTGCAAACTGAAACTGAGCTGAAGGGAGAGAGTTATTTGGGCAGCCAGATTAAGGGTGGCTGTTCTGCATGCATAATTCCCCAAGAATTATGTTTTGTTTGGGCAGGGAATGTACAATTGATCACTCACTTGCTAGACTTCATGTTTTTTTGCTATCACAGCATGTtgtatttaattcttttctagGGAGACTGAAGTTTGGAGAAAAGTTTCAGTCTTCTGGCTGGATTTCTCCCCCCAAACTCTTGTATTTTGTTCTGgatataaaataattctaaataatAAATTCTATAAATAATAGAAGAAATAATATAGAATAATTAGAATAAATAATTCTAATAATCCTAGAGACAAATGATTCCAActgcatacatttttttttaaactaatgtgaaactataaaattttaaaaaaggaaaaaaaaaacctgacctAATTGTGTGTTGGCAGTTTTATTTAGCAAGAATTGTCACACAAGTCCCAGTTCTTGGTATCTTTTTAAATGATATTGATCTTGCTTTTTAACACTGTTACAGTCAATCAGCACAAACTAGGATGAGAGACCCTTGATGACTTAGAGTGTTCTAAAATATCAAACAGAACTTGCTCTAAACTGTAGCTGACAAaattgtttctctcttttcacCCAAACAGGAGGACCATGAAGGCATTGGAAATGTGATAGccttttttctaccttttctaGCCTGTGTTTTTCAGGTATGTTACCTAAATAAAATGCTCtctgattattttaatgttacaATGTACAAGACAAAATGATTTTCAGCTAAGCAGAGGAACAAGTTGGTTTTTAGTCTCCTCTCTAGGTTTTCCAGTGAAGTGGCACAAATACAGCACAAAGGCACAATTTGACCCTTGCCAAATTGCAGCTGCAAGCTTTTGCAGTGCTTTCATGTTTTGATGTGCTAAAGGGGGCTGAGTGTGAGGAATAAGTGCCATCCCAAAGGTGGTTTCTTTCTCAAAGGGACAGGCACCATGTCTCCCTGACTTTTGTCTCCTGGCAGACTTTTGccttaaaaactgcttttaacCTTGAGACAAATGTAGTCCCTGActtagatgtttttttttttttccaatggattttttttctttgatttctttatGTGGGAGAGTTTGAATGAGGAAAATATTATGCACCCCAAAAGGGTTTTTCTTGCAAGATTTTTCAGCTGCTTAAAACTGTGGTCTGCAACTTTTAACTTGAGGGCAGTGTGTTGTTTGCAAAACCTTCAAGTTTTAGCTACTCATCAGAGGAAGCTGCTGTAGTTGTGTTACTACACAGTTGCCAGAAGGAATAACATGGTGCCTGCAGTGAATTCATTAGCAGGGCTGTGGCATTTGGCTAATGGCTTGGGAACCACTGTCTGCAGCCTTCTGATTATCTGTGGTATTTAAAATCTGCAGAGAGCCTTTCAGCCTTCTTCCACCTCTGCTCATGGCAGAGCTTTAGGATGGAGATAGTAATTTGGCTCTAAAGACTTGATGCAAGTCTTTCTTCACAGAGAcaggctctgccctgcttttttttttgggttagTACCTGAAGCTagagaagcaaaataaagaagagTTCTCTCTTagccttttttaatttatagcaGGTCCCTTCCCAAAATGCTTGTGCATAAATAAAGCTGAAATGTGAAGTGCTTTCTGACACACTGATCCCTGCTTGTGTCATCAGCACAGTTGGAAACTGGGACCTGAAGTGAGAAAGCTTGATCTGTTACTGCCTGAGTTAAAAAAGTAACTCCTGTGCCAGCACTTTGTgaggtttttagttttttcctgTAAGGATTTTTGCTCTTCACACATGCTCAGCAAATGGGTTCTAACTGCCCttgaatttcaaaagaaaaagagtccACAACCCCCCAGCTTAAACCTGTTAGCAGAAGTGATGGTCTTTCTACCAAGGCAAGTCTAGAGAATGAAGTCTTTTAACTTACTccaagaacaaataaaataaaagtaggtTCAGTTGTGCTGTTTTCCTGCTCCTGAGCCTTTGGCTTGCGAAGAATCAGAGGTGGTTTTTGATGTCTGactcagctttcttttaaaCCATGCTGAGACAGGCAGGAAGGATgccagttttggggtttttttgtgctgacAGACTTTGACTGCTGTGCTTACCCAGGAGGGTCTGGGCTGGggcctctgctccagcctttgGAGGAGCTTTCAACACAGGAGTTAAAGACAACCTTGGAGCTTCTTGGTAATCACTGCAGTGGCTGTGCCAGCAATTCCCAGCTGTGTTTCTTCTCTCTATCTCCATAGCTGAATGCTAACCCTCTCTCTCTGATCCTTTTGCAGTGTTACTTGTACCTCTTCTACAGCTCAGCAAGGAAGGTGAAGACATTTGtactctttttctctgtttgtttttgcAACCTTTACTTGTATGGCTTAAGGAACCTCTGGCAAATTGCCTTTCACATAGGAGTGGCATCTCTTTCCTCTTATCAGATACTGACAAGGCAACTTGTGGAGAAACAGCCTGACTGGGgagtatgaaaaataataataataataaaaaaaaaaaaagcagctttgggggatactgtatttttacaacttttttttttttttttttttttgtattaaaccGGACAAAAAATAGCTTGgagtatttttaaaggtttgtgACAATGGTTATTGCAAGGAAGAGATTTCAAAAGCAACTTGGAATAAAGTAGGGTGCTGTAATCATGTCAAACATCCAGTGAGGAATGTGGCTGGGTTCAACGTGGTAATTGTACATGGTAAATCTTGTCAGGTATCATCAACAAATGGAGGTTGTCCTTACCATAAACAGATTTTTACTCCTTGACTAATACCATCTAGGCAGCCTTTTGCTATTTGTCTTACTGGCTTTGCAACAGTTTGGCAGCTCAATTTCTTGCCCTGCCAGTGCTTCTGAAAATGCTAAAATTGTTTAGCAAAATGAAGACAAAGTGGTGGGTAACATTTCTGTCTGTGAAATTTCTTAAAGCATTAATATTCTTGGTAAAATAAGTAGAGGAGTTGTTTGCCATTGTGGGATGAGATCAGTATCAGTGGGAAAAAACTGTAAGGATGAGCTTCAGGGtaatttttcttaagttttgaaggaaaggaaaaggctttggTGCTTTTAAACATAAAGGCTATAAAAATCTCCTGGCTAAACAGTGCATGGTAGTTAAGTCTGTGCTCATTTGTAATTGCAGATAGGCTTGGGGCAGCATAAAATAAACCAAGTGGATATAAGTGATCTTTCAGATCAAATGGCCTTTATTTCCTTGGTTAAGGTCACTCTTAGTATAAAGGTAATTCCATGTTTGCTTGGTCTGTACAGCCAATAAATCTTCCAAGCCTATTTATGACAGAATATTGACTCTTTcaccttttgaaaaaaattgggTAACTGGTGAGTAGAAAGCTATTTCCAGTAATGGAAAGCAAGAGCAGGTTCTCTTTACTGTATAAAACACCTTTAGTTAATGGTGTTTTCTTACACCAAGCTGAATTTATTGTTGTGCAATTTGGAATATAGTACTTAAAAGCTGAAGTTCTTAACCTCTGCTGCACTGGGCATTCTGGTATGTAATGGGATAAGCTGCATAAGGGCATATTAGAGCACAGATGAATAGTTTAGGctgtctgtttttaaaaagtgcataATATTTTGGTGCAGCTGTCCTTGAAAGGTTGTAGAGATTCAAACTGAGAAGATGTAGAGACCTGTAGTTGTGTTACTGTGGAAGTATGGTCCtagattttctgtttcttttcttaggAAACTGCTTTCTGGTCTCCCCATTTCTTACACCAGGCATCTTGCACcaaagatttcttttcctctgacaTAGTCTCTACCTCTGGTGGTTGCAGAGAGATTAAGATGATGCAGAGTTGTCTTCCTGAGTTTGCAGAAACCATTAACACAATTAGTTTCTTGCATCTCAGTGAATTTCCCCAAAACCTCATGATGCAAAACATCAGAATCAGTGGACTTACAGACCAGAAGCCTGTGCTGATATAACTTGGAAGCACTTCTGTGATGCAGCTGATGCAAAAAGGGCATCATTAGGCAGCCCAACAACCTGAACAGTTTCTAGGATGTCAAGAAACTTGGTGCCAAGCTTTTTCTGGTAGTAAAATGTAGGtatttctcctccatcccattTTAGCCCATTTATTGTAAGTAACCCAATTAAATCCTTTCAGCTGTGAGACATAGGCAAGTAGCATTGATGGAGCAATATTTTAGCCAGCCAGTTAAGAAAACAGCTTGAGCAGTGAGTGTGCCATAAGGGAACAGGGTTATAAGAGAGTGGATTAAAGCTGTTTGTCATTACCCTGGTTTTCTGCCAGGGTGTAAGTGGAGAAATGAAGCCAGAATTCAGCTGTTGGCCTTAAAACACCCGGATGACCCCACAGATGTGGGGGGGTTTCATACTGACAAATTGGAAATTTTCATGCTGTTTAGCCCCACTTTTACTTGGTTGGGTGCTCTTAGAGACTGCAGGCAACTTAAGTTTCtgttacaatttttaaaacccactaaaaaaatctgaaaaaaaaaaaaaaagacattcccCAAAACCTTACGACAAAAACGTAACACTTTGTGAAAGATGCTGGTGTCTGGTGACTGTGTTTTCCAGGAGCATAAGATGGATATCAGCCCAGGAGGTGACCATGAGGAGTTAATCTTTGGGGAAAGGATGAAGTATTTTACACAACTGAGTGAGAAAAGGACCTTAGTGATAcaacccagctccctgctctcaTCCTCGTAGCCTCAGTCTGACTGGAGAGCCCAAAAAAGATTTATTCTTTCTCCATAGGCTATAGCAGAGCATTTACAAGAGGGGCATGGAGCCAGTGGACATTGTCTGACTTTTGTCATTTTTGACTTTTGATATTATCTC
Coding sequences within:
- the SEC22C gene encoding vesicle-trafficking protein SEC22c isoform X5; its protein translation is MICVYIWGLDFPITLKLPLLVRVASWLKYNVIQKVKRHFNFSRGAQMKANREQIEEELKFQPPVQLKLEDTELMNGMSNGGHAGVHVEVVPTYRMEPVTPLGILSLVLNIMCGALNLIRGVHLAEYSFQEDHEGIGNVIAFFLPFLACVFQCYLYLFYSSARKVKTFVLFFSVCFCNLYLYGLRNLWQIAFHIGVASLSSYQILTRQLVEKQPDWGV